In a single window of the Cucumis melo cultivar AY chromosome 11, USDA_Cmelo_AY_1.0, whole genome shotgun sequence genome:
- the LOC103502125 gene encoding scarecrow-like transcription factor PAT1 yields the protein MQASQLHRGSHMAKRLCYQPLQEVDACYFSQFQSLGRQLYSNVGNQRAHFNFQDIGDQYCTLESSSGSHGYAAHNSTSTVTFSPNASPVSQQDSRSNPSDQHNSPDNTYGSSVSGSSITDDISDFRHKLLELETVMLGPDSDVIYSFDSIYQEGTDNPEMGTWGQVMDAAITKGNLKKILIACAKAVSDNDALMAQWLMDELRKMVSVCGEPMQRLGAYMLEGLVARLASSGSCIYKSLRCKEPARAELLSYMHLLYEVCPYFKFGYMSANGAIAEAMKDEDRVHIIDFQISQGAQWVTLIQAFAGRPGGPPHIRITGIDDPASAYARGGGLDIVGKRLSKLAKLFNVPFEFHSAAISGCDVQQKNLGIRRGEALAVNFAFMLHHMPDESVSTENHRDRLLRLVKGLSPKVVTLVEQESNTNTAAFFPRFIETLDYYNAMFESIDVTLPRQHKERINIEQHCLAREVVNILACEGAERVERHELLGKWRLRFDMAGFTPYPLSSLVNATIKTLLDNYSNRYRLEEREGALYLGWMNRDLVASCAWK from the coding sequence ATGCAAGCTTCTCAGCTTCATAGAGGTTCACATATGGCAAAGAGGTTATGTTATCAGCCACTTCAGGAAGTGGATGCCTGCTACTTCTCCCAATTTCAATCTTTAGGTCGCCAATTATACTCCAATGTTGGCAACCAAAGAGCTCACTTCAATTTTCAAGACATCGGTGATCAGTACTGCACTCTGGAGTCGTCCTCAGGAAGCCACGGCTATGCAGCTCACAACTCGACCTCAACTGTCACTTTCTCACCAAATGCGAGTCCAGTATCGCAACAGGATTCTCGTTCAAATCCTTCTGATCAACATAATTCCCCTGACAATACGTATGGTTCCTCAGTAAGTGGATCCAGTATAACGGATGATATTAGTGATTTTAGGCACAAACTACTGGAATTGGAAACTGTGATGCTTGGCCCTGATTCTGATGTGATATATAGTTTTGATAGTATCTACCAGGAGGGGACGGACAATCCAGAGATGGGAACTTGGGGACAAGTGATGGATGCTGCTATTACTAAAGGAAACTTGAAAAAGATCCTAATAGCTTGTGCTAAAGCTGTATCAGATAATGATGCATTGATGGCACAATGGCTTATGGATGAGTTGCGCAAGATGGTGTCAGTTTGTGGTGAACCGATGCAGAGGTTGGGAGCTTATATGCTGGAGGGGTTGGTTGCACGGTTGGCTTCCTCAGGTAGTTGCATCTATAAATCTTTGAGATGCAAGGAACCTGCAAGAGCCGAGCTCCTCTCGTATATGCACCTTCTTTATGAGGTTTGCCCATACTTCAAATTTGGATACATGTCAGCAAATGGTGCCATTGCAGAAGCCATGAAAGATGAAGATAGAGTTCACATTATTGATTTCCAAATTTCTCAGGGTGCTCAGTGGGTCACTTTGATTCAAGCATTTGCAGGTAGGCCTGGTGGGCCACCTCACATTCGTATAACTGGTATAGATGATCCTGCATCAGCTTATGCTCGTGGAGGCGGGCTAGATATTGTTGGGAAGAGACTTTCCAAGTTAGCAAAGTTATTTAACGTGCCATTTGAGTTTCACTCCGCTGCCATTTCTGGCTGTGATGTTCAGCAAAAAAATCTAGGCATTCGCCGAGGGGAGGCTTTAGCAGTGAATTTTGCATTCATGCTACACCATATGCCAGATGAGAGCGTAAGCACCGAAAATCATCGAGATAGGCTATTGAGGCTGGTTAAAGGTCTGTCTCCAAAGGTCGTGACACTTGTTGAACAAGAATCCAACACAAACACGGCTGCCTTCTTTCCTCGGTTCATCGAGACACTAGATTACTACAATGCCATGTTTGAATCAATCGATGTTACTCTTCCAAGACAGCACAAGGAGCGAATTAACATTGAGCAGCATTGTCTAGCCAGGGAAGTTGTCAACATACTAGCATGTGAAGGAGCAGAGAGAGTGGAACGACACGAGCTACTTGGAAAGTGGAGACTGCGATTTGACATGGCAGGATTTACACCTTACCCATTAAGCTCGTTGGTGAATGCTACCATCAAAACGTTATTAGATAACTATTCTAACAGGTACAGACTTGAAGAAAGAGAAGGGGCTTTGTATTTAGGGTGGATGAATAGGGATTTGGTTGCTTCCTGTGCATGgaagtaa